In Lysinibacillus sp. 2017, the DNA window CGACGAATTTGCGTCCATCGTTTACATTAGGTTGCGGTACATTTGGCGGAAATATTACGTCGGATAATGTATCAGCACAGCATTTATTATTAACTAAACGTATGAGTTATGGTGTGAAAGAAGTGAAAGTACCGGCACCTCCAGTTGAGGAAAGTGTCGATATTGAATCGATTGTACAACAACAAGCAGGTTCAATTGATGAACAGCTTGTTGCAAAAATTGTGGAAGAAGTACTAAAACAACTTAAATAATTGGAGGAATTAACTATGAATCGTGAAGGAACAGCTTTAGGAATGGTAGAAACAAAAGGGCTAGTAGGAGCAATTGAGGCAGCGGACTCTATGGTTAAAGCAGCGAGTGTTAATCTTGTTGGTAAAGTACATGTAGGTGGCGGGATCGTAACAGTATTAGTCCGTGGGGATGTAGGTGCAGTAAAGGCAGCTACAGATGCGGGTGCAGCTGCGGCAGAACGTGTTGGAGAATTATTATCTGTT includes these proteins:
- a CDS encoding BMC domain-containing protein, with the translated sequence MNREGTALGMVETKGLVGAIEAADSMVKAASVNLVGKVHVGGGIVTVLVRGDVGAVKAATDAGAAAAERVGELLSVHVIPRPHNELELILPKLEL